The genomic segment ATCTTTATAAGCCTCTGCCCGATCATTTTCACGATTATATTGCCATACCTAAAGCGAACGGTTATCAAGCATTACATACAACTTTATTTGGTCCTGGCGCTACGTCAATTCACATACAAATCCGTACCACCACCATGGATAATGGCGCTGATCATGGTATTGTAAGTTACTGGTTAGAGGAAAAAACTAAAGCTAACGAACTCCGTCCACATTTGCGCGCACGAGAATGGCTCAAGCGTTTACTGGATATTCAACAAACCACTCCTAGTTCCTTAGAATTTATGGAGACGGTGAAAATCGATCTTTTTCCTACCGATATATATATCTTTACGCCTAAAGGTGACATCATTGAGCTTCCTCATAAAGCCACCTTGATCGACTTCGCTTATGCGATTCACTCTGATATTGGAAATCACTGTATTGCAGCAAAAATAGATAAACATTTAGTTCCACTCAGTACGCATTTACAAAGTGGTCAAACGGTAGAAATCATCACTGATCCGAAAACTTTTCCTGATTCACGCTGGTTGGAGTTTGTAGCGACTGGCCGTGCTCGGAGCCATATTAGACAGTTTTTTAAAAATAAGCAGCATAATGAAGCCGTACAATTAGGCCAACGCCTGCTGGATAACAATTTAACTCCTTTAGGACAAGACAGTACTCAAATCAACGTTAAAAATCTGAATAAGACCTTACAAAAGTTTCAATACGATTCCTTAGAAGATTTATTCGAAGCTATTGGACTAGGGTATATACACCCTGCTTTAGTTGCTTATTCAGTATGTAGTTTAAAACCTAGTTTTAAAAATCAAATTAACTCATTACCCGTGTTCCTTAAAAATGCAGATAACGGTTTAATTAAATTCGCTGAATGTTGCCGACCTATTCCGGGCGATGACATTATAGGTTTACTCAATGCTGGACATGGTCTTACTGTGCATTTACAACGTTGTAAATACGCAGCGCGACTTATTAAAAAAAACCCTGAGCGGGCCATTTCCATACAATGGGAAAAACAAACTAATGGATTTTTTAAAACGGATATTTATATTGAAACTATCAATCAACATGGTGTATTAGCATTATTAACACATAATATTGCTAAAGCCGATGCTAATATTGAAAATATCAAAGTTGAAAGTCGTGATAGAAAACATAGTATTATTCACTTTACTTTGTCAGTACTCAATCGCAAGCACTTAGCCAAAGTCATCCGTTTTTTACGCACCATTCAATATACAATAAAAATTACCCGTCATCTTTCAATATAGGCAAAGCATCGATTAGCCGTACGTCCCCAATCTGGATTGCTGCTAAACGTCTCTCCCAATGATCCGCAACGTAATCTACCTTAAACCCTAAGCTTTCTAATTGTTTCATAGCAGCTTCCGCGCTTGAAGCTAGTTTTAAAATCATCGGGAAATGAATCGCCAAATCACGCTGCTCTGAGCTCAAACGACTATTTCTTGAGCTTAAAGCTAAACCATCTGTTGCTCGAATAGTCGGGCAAGCAACGATTTCTGTTTCTAAAAAAAGTGCTTGCGCCATTTTTTTAATGAGTAATAATTGTTGATAGTCTTTTTCGCCATAATATGATCGCGTTGGTCTTACAATATTCAGATATTTTAATACCACGGTTAACATCCCAATAAAATGTCCGGGGCGAAACTCTGCTTCTAATTCTTTGCTTAAATCACTGGTATCATGAATCTGAATGTGATAATTATCGGAGTAAATAGTTTCAGAATCAAACAATAATAAATAATCAACTTTCTGCTTACTTAATAAAACACTATCTTGTTCTAAACTGCGCGGATAGTGTATGAAATCCTCTATTTGATTAAATTGCTTAGCATTTACAAAAATGGCCACCACAGTTAAATCATTTTCCGCTTGGGAACGAGAGCATAGACTTAAGTGACCTGCATGCAAATGACCCATTGTATGTACAAATCCTATACTTTTATTATTATTTTTTTTCCTTATGTTTTGCCAGTCGTTAAGCTTAATAACTATGTTCATCACTGGGAAATTCTTTATGTTTAACGCAATGACTATAGTGTTCAACCGCTTTTAGAATCAGTTGATTACCATCAAGAAATTGATTAACAAATTTTGGTTTGAAATCCAGATTGAGTCCTAATAAATCCTGCGTGACTAAAACCTGTCCGTCGGTATCAACACCAGCCCCTATACCAATCGTTGGAGTTTTTAACGAGCCTGTTATTTTTCTTGCCAGTTGTGATGGAACACACTCAAGTACTATAGCAAAGCAACCTGCTTGTTCTAAGGCTAAAGCGTCTTGTTGAAGCCGTTCTGCCTGAGCAACCGTTTTTCCTTGGACTTTATATCCACCTAGGGCATGGACAAATTGTGGAGTTAAACCTATATGACCCATGACAGGAATACCCGATTCAACTAAATGGGCTATTAATGAGAGATTACCTGCTGCACCCTCTAATTTAATAGCTTGCGCACCTGCTTGCATTAGCTTTTGAACTGCAATAACACTTCGTCTTAATGATTGACGATAACTTAGAAAAGGAAGATCAGTAATAATAAACTTAGCAGGAGCTCCTCGACGTACCGCAGCAGTATGAAGTTCCATCATAGGCAGCGTAGCCATAACCGTATCTTTAAAGCCATGCATGGTCATGGCAAGACTATCGCCAATTAATAAAGCATCTAAAGAAGATTCATTAAAGATTCTTGCGGTACTATAATCATAGCAAGTTAAGATTACGATTTTTTCTTTAATTATTTTTTTTTCAGCAAATTCTAAAACGCTCATACGCCATTTACCAGTAAAGAATGGTAATAACGAAGAACAATAGGTACCTGTCGCATGATCAAGTCCTCATGTGTTTACTCTTCGCACTTGAATTTTTGTCTGCGTTACCGCTCAATTCGCAATCCTCATGTATATTAATACATTCCGGTTGCTTCATTCTCGCGGCGCCTTGCCAAAAATCCAATTGCTGTGAGTATATTCTTGAAGCAAAAATTTTTGTCTCCTTCACAAAGGATAGGAGCGTGCTTAGTGTAAAGAGCTAGTGTCCAATTATCAAGCGATCTGCGGTTTATCCCTGACTGTATTCGATCTAAAGAGGCGTGTTAGCATTTTTTTTCGTGGAACTAAGCATACGATTCGAAACAATTTGCAGTAATTGCTGGGCTATTGATTGTTTAGTTGCACATGCTAGATGTATAGGCACATCAGATGATAATACCGTCACTTCATTTTTATCACTATCAAAACCAATATCCGTTTGACTCACATCATTAACTACCATTAGATCTATATTTTTACTTCTTCGCTTTTCTTCTGCAAATTTTAAGGTATATTCGGTTTCGGCAGCAAACCCCATCAGTAAAGGCCTAGCTTCTAAACTCATTTGACTAACCGTAGCCAAAATATCAACAGTAGGTTTTAGCTGTAGGGTTAAAGGTGCGCCTGTTTTTTTAATTTTTTGTAATGCTGGATTTACGATTTGATAATCTGCGACAGCGGCAGTACTGATAAAAATCGTTTGCGAACTAATTTCCTTCTCAACTGCCATTAGCATTTCGGCAGCTGTCTTCACCGCTATAAATTTCAATTTTTTTGGGGGTATTAACGCTACAGGTCCGCTAATGAGTGTAACTTCAGCTCCCGCTTCTATAGCAGCTTGGGCTAAAGCAAATCCCATCTTTCCTGAACTACGATTTGACAAATAGCGCACCGGATCGATGCATTCTTGAGTAGGACCAGCAGTAATTAAAATTCTTTGCTTTTGTAAATAGGGTTTAATAAATACCTTTGCTAAGGCATCGACTATTTCTTGGGGTTCTAGCATGCGGCCTAAACCAAACTCGCCACATGCTTGACTTCCTTCTCCAGGCCCTATAAATAAGCAATCTCTCTCCTTTAGTTTACACACATTATCTTGAGTTGCCCGATTAGACCACATTGCTTGATTCATTGCAGGCACAATAATTAATCTAACGTTAGATGCTAAACATAAGGTACTCAGTAAATCATCAGCAAGACCATGAGCTAATTTAGCAATCACGTGTGCTGTTGCAGGAGCAATCAAAATACTATCAGGCCATCGCGCAAGATCAATATGACTCATTGCAGCTTCAGCTTCGACATCTATAAGTTCCTCATATACTTTATGCTGTGAAACAGCTTGTAGCGTCAAAGGAGTTACGAATGCCTTACCACAGGAAGTTAAAACAACCCTAAGGTCATAATTTTGTTCTTTGAGTTTTCTGATAAGTTCCGGGGTTTTATATGCAGCGATGCTACCTGTAATACCCAATAAGATACGCTTGTTCATTAGACCAGTTATATAACCTGCGTGATAGACTTAATTTCATTTTTAAAGTGCTAGTCTACGGTTGTCATTTACTCATGTAAATTCCGTTCCTCGGCTATTGTTTGCCAACTCAAACCCATCACTGGGTTAAGCATGAGGCTTAGGATAACAAAAAGAGATATTAAAGTAATACCCCCTCTTATAAGATTTTAATTTTTATTTAAAAGTATAGGCCTACTTGTAAAGTAATCGTATTCCCGCTTTTCCCTGTCCCATTAATAGGATTAAGTCCTAGCCCTGATTGCCCTAGAGCGACATCTGTTGCGCTATAGTCAATATCGTGACGAAACTCTAAACTTTCAATGGTATCTTTCCAAATAGACGTACTAACGGTTGCTATATAACGCTTTTTAGGAATAAGTAAACCTAAAGCATCTTTTGATTGATCATATCCAATAATAACTGCGCTAGGCTTTTCCAAAACACTAAATTTATACGCAGCTTCTGCATGAAAAGCTGAAGGCTTAGCACCTTGATTATCAAATGATAATACTGAAGAGGAGAATGAACGACTAGCCGTCACATATTCACCGGTAATACTAAAAGCTTCAATACTCAAAGTTCCGCGTGCATCTAAGCCAGGCACAGGATTAAGAACTTCAGTGTTATTGTTAGTCGCAAAACCTTCGAAATTATTAGGCCCATTATTACCATTATGTTGCAGGCCTAGCGAATCTGCTATGCTGCGAATATAACTTCCTGCTACATCAATATTCCATTTTGGCTTAGTAAAAATATACTCAGCATTAGCACCATAATTCCGCAGACCATTATTATCTATGCTAGTTCGGCTTGGTCCTCTAAAAACAAAAGCTGATAAATTTAAATCATTTTCATTATTAAATTGTTTTGAATAACCTAACTCCAAGGCCCTAGCTTTGGTTCTGCCTAAGGTTTTAGTGAATGGATCGCTGATCATTGAAGATGAATATTGACCAAAGGGCACATAAAATTGACCCATAGTCATATACAAAGGAAACTTTGCTAAATTTCCAATAGTTAAGAACCCTCGCTCTAAAAGAACACGAGAATTGTCAATTCGTCTAGGCGACATATCCGTCGGGGGTGTATTGTCATAAACAAACGCGATGAGTCCTGTGACCCACTGATTGACTAAAATTTCAGTATCTAATTCAATACCCGTCAAATCAATATCGGTAGCAGAGTTATTTTGGAAATTGCCAAAATGACTGGTATGAAAAATTTGAGATTCTATTTTTCCACTTAAATTAATAACAGGTGTATCTGAAAGTTGATGGCCATTTTCTTGCAAATAGTTAAAAATTTGTTTTCTTTGTTGTAATAAGTAAAGGTCTTCATTCACATAAGGCTGATTAACCACTAAATCAGAAGCATTATATTCCGAGTTGATACCGATAAAAGGCGAGCTAATAACGGGTGTCCCTATGATAAAAAAAGGATGTAAAGAGGTAACTAAACTTTGATGAGCAGTAATCTCATTAGAAGAAATATTAGGTGAATTTGATTGTTTACGTAAAGTAGCTACCTGATTTTGCACACGTTGCAATTCGGACTCCAATACTTGAGTCCTTTGTGCTAGTCTTCTAATTTCTTTATCATTTGTCTCATCAGCAAAAGCCAGATTCCCCTGTAAACCCAACCAGCACACAATAGTCATGAGCGCCGTTAATTTATATTTATTACTTAGCATGAGGAGCACCTTATTATTGAAATAAGTGATAGCACCCCTATTTATCAAAAAAAACTGATGAATGCAAGCATATTTTTCTTTAGTGTTTATTTAAGTCATCACTTTTATTTAAAAATCAGTAGGTTTCCCCCCAAGATTTAGCCGCTAATTCAGATTTTTCTTCTGTCGCCAGCGCCTGGCCAAAATATTTAACCATTCAACAAATACCGAGAAAGCGATAGCAAAATATAGATAAGCTCTAGGTATATGCAATCCAAAGCCATCAGCTACCAATACTAAGCCGATTAATAATAAAAAACTTAAACCGAGGATCTTTAAGTTGGGATAAATATTAATAAAATGACTCAAGGGTCCACTAGCCCATATCATTAATGCAATCGCGATGATAATAGCTAAGGCCATAATTATAAATTCCTGAGCCATTCCTACTGCAGTGATCACGCTATCCAATGAAAAAATAATATCTAAAAACATAATCTGAATGATAACCATCGAAAATCGTGAATATCGGTGTAAATTACTTTTATTTTCTTTCTCAATAGTTACATTAAAATGAAGTTCGCTCGTACCTTTTGCAAGTAAAAATAACCCTCCTAGGATTAAGACCAAATCCCTACCAGAAAATACATGGCCCACCAAATTAAAAAGGGGTTGTGTAAACTTAGTCATCCAAGCAAGCGTTGCCAGCAAAAGTAAACGCGTTAGACAGGCGAGTAATAAGCCAAATTGACGGGCTGAGCGTTGTTGAGCCTTAGCAAGTCTATTGGTCACGATAGAAATAAAAACCAGGTTATCTATTCCTAGAATAATCTCTAATGCCGTTAAGGTAAGCAAACTAATCCAAGCTTCCGGTGAAAAAAATAATTCAAACATAGTAAACCCTGACCTTTTATAAATTTATAATTTTTTTGAAGAAAATAAAATTACGAAACAACCCTGCTGATATTTAAGCTTACTAGGGCAATCTATACATAAATATTTTAAATATTAGCAGTTTTTCGTGCCTCCGGATAAACTACTAGATAATTAAAATATTTTCTCTAAACAAAAAAGCCCGCTTGCGCGGGCTCAATGCTTTATTTAAATTCATTTCGTAATAGTAAATTTAAGCAAACTTAATGCTGGCACGTAATTGACCCACTGTTGATTTATTGCCGGTTGCACCAAAATGTATTGTTCTAGCTGGTACGGGTGGCGTGATGTTAGGAGGAGAAGGAGGAGTAACAATAGCCCCTTCACCAATGTTGTAATCTCTGTCTTGGAATATTGCTATGCCTACATCAAACCATTTGGCTAAATTAACCATATAGTCTGCATAGATACGACGCTGCGGTAAAAAGGTAGCTAAGTGCGTAGTTTTTTGATAACCAATCGCCACACGTGATTGATGCGCCGCCACTGGGAACGTCAATCCAGCTTCTAAGCCCCATACCACGGGTTTACCCAATTGAGATTGAGCAGTCGGAATAGTTACTGGAAAACCCGGTGAAGTACTGCCACTTAAAAAGAATGGATTCGCTAAACTGCGGGTTGTTGAAATGTAGTGCCCATTTGCATCAAAGGGTCCAAAGGCAATATCCGCATTCACGTTCCAAGCCGGGACTTTGGTATTCGGCAAACCCGGAACGGTTGTGCCTTCAACCAGTTGATTAAGGTAATAGGAAGACAAGAAATTGGAATCCGCTATGTTTGCAATATAACCTGCGTTAACGTTTAACTTGCTGTTAAACATCTTAAATCCATACCCTAAATCTGCACCACCGTTTTGGATACGGCGCGTAGAACCACCATCTGAGATTTTAGGATTACCTGCAAAGGTATATAAGGAACCATAAAAACCGCTAGGGATAATAAATCCTAATTGTGCAGCAGTTGACGTAATCTCAGTGAATAATTGTGTTGGATTCTCTTGAGTTACAAATCCATACGGATCATAGGCACCAAATGGGATGTATTCTTTACCCACCCTGAAATAGATAGGTGAAGCTTGGAAATTACCGATAGTCGCATAAGCCGTATCGATTGCGGTTCGATTCAATGGATGATACACAAAGAATGAATTAGCGATGTTATACGGACCTGTCGAGCCAGGAACGCCTGACAAAGAGCTATACACGACAGACATATTCGCCGTCACCCAATTATTAACCCGCGCATCTACAAATAAATTTGCATTATTCAGCAATAAATCACTGGCGCGACCGGATGTTGGAATTGTTAAAACGTTTGGAGGTACCGAAGTGGGATCCACCGCAATGGTTGGATTAAATGCTGGATTAAACTCCCAGAAAACCGGCGGCTTATTAGCTAAATAAGCGTCTGTGTTTATCCAACCGCTGATATTGATGCGACAAGTCCAACCACAAGGTTGATCAAATCCACCGGGCTGATTTCGGTCAAGGATCATATCGAGTTTATTGACTTGATAGCGCATCACATCCCTTTGAAAGGATGGATCTATCATGTACGGCTGCATCGCCAGTACGGGCCCACTTAACCCCAGTGTTACGAGTGAAGCAACAATCGTTTTGAGTTTCATCCTAAACCATCTCCTTGTAGAATTAAATAACTCCATCTATCGCTCTTGCCAAATCTAAGTAAAACAACCATTTAAACACATTAAAAAGATTACTAGATTTGTTTTCGATCATTATAAATAAAATAAGATCAATCGAGTTCATCTTAGCAGTACTTTATAACTATCTCAATAAGATAAATTTATTTTTATTAGTTTCATAAAAAAAGCCCGCTAACGCGGGCTTAATGCTTTAACTAAAATTATGAGGTAACAATAATTTATGCAAATTTAATGCTGGCACGTAATTGTCCGGTTGTTGATTTATTTCCGGTTGCGCCTGGATGTACGATAGTACCAGGATTGGGTAAAGTTCCTCCTGTAGTAGTATCAACGATAGCACCTTCACCAATGTTGTAGTCTCTGTCTTGGAATATTGCTATGCCTACATCAAACCATTTGGCTAAATTAACCATATAGTCTGCATAGATGCGGCGTTGTGGCAAGAAAGTCGCTAAATGTGTGGTTTTTTGATAACCAATCGCCACACGTGATTGATGTGCCATCACTGGAAACGTCAATCCAGCTTCTAAGCCCCAAACGTTAGGCTTACCTAATTGAGCCGGTGGATTAGATAAAACATTAAGGCCTGGCGCAGAATTACCACTTAAAAAGAAAGGATTGGCTAAACTACGTGTAGTTGAAATGTAGTGACCATTTGCATCAAAGGGTCCGAAGGTCACATCTGCGTTCACATTCCAAGCCGGTACCTTTTCATTCGGTAAACCCGGAACAGTTGTACCTTCAACCAGCCCATTAAGATAATAAGAAGATAAAAAGTTTGAGTCTGCTATATTCGCAATATAACCTGCGTTTAAATTCCACTTACTATTAAACATTCTCCAACCCCAGCCTAAATCTGCACCACCGTTTTGGATACGGCGCGTAGAACCACCATCTGAGATTTTAGGATTACCTGCAAAGGTATATAAGGAACCATAAAAACCGCTAGGGATAATAAATCCTAATTGTGCAGCAGTTGACGTAATCTCAGTGAATAATTGTGTTGGATTCTCTTGAGTTACAAATCCATACGGATCATAGGCACCAAATGGGATGTATTCTTTACCCACCCTGAAATAGATAGGTGAAGCTTGGAAATTACCGATAGTCGCATAAGCCGTATCGATTGCGGTTCGATTCAATGGATGATACACAAAGAATGAATTAGCGATGTTATACGGACCTGTCGAGCCAGGAACGCCTGACAAAGAGCTATACACGACAGACATATTCGCCGTCACCCAATTATTAACCCGCGCATCTACAAATAAATTTGCATTATTCAGCAATAAATCACTGGCGCGACCGGATGTTGGAATTGTTAAAACGTTTGGAGGTACCGAAGTGGGATCCACCGCAATGGTTGGATTAAATGCTGGATTAAACTCCCAGAAAACCGGCGGCTTATTAGCTAAATAAGCGTCTGTGTTTATCCAACCGCTGATATTGATGCGACAAGTCCAACCACAAGGTTGATCAAATCCACCGGGCTGATTTCGGTCAAGGATCGAATCAAGTTTATTGACTTGATAACGCATTACATCCATTTGATAGGATGTATCCATCATATAAGGCTGCATCGCCAATACAGGCCCGCTAAGCCCCAATGTTACGAGTGAAGCAACAATCGCTTTGAGTTTCATACTCATCCATCTCCTTAATAGGTTGTTAACTCAACATTAGATTGTTTGAAAACTAAATTTTTTGCTCTCTCACCGACAAACTAGTTTGTCGTCTCAAACAAAAAATTAGTTTTACAAAAATCTAGTACTTCTTTAATTTCATGCCCGCAACACACCGATAAAAGTTGGAATATGCTACGTTCATAAAAAAAATTCAAAAAACAATTTATTTATATTTATCCCTTGTTATTTCCTACCAAGGCTGTTTAATTTCCATTCCTGCTTTATACAAGCGATATCGGCGAAAATTAAACAACCCTGGTCTTGGCACCGCTGTAAATTAACAATTTACAGTTTCGCAAACTCTAAACGGAGACTTGCTTAGCGGTTTACCAGAACCGTTTTTACAGACATTATATTTGTTTTTTTAAATTTCAGCGATTTGGAAGGTACAAGACTTTGTTATTAGTGCTGAAAATAGCTTCTTTTGAAAGATTCGATAGCTATTGCATTTTATACCTAACCCCATGACTGATGTCAATGGTTTCATTATAAAATACGCCTTACTACCTTAACCTATAAAGAAAACGTACCAATTAAAGGAAAATAGATGCTAAATCAATTTAAATCAAGTTTCTGATAATTTTTTTTGTAGCTCGCCAGTTTTGTAAAGCTGTTCGACTATATCGCATCCGCCCATTAATTCACCTTTATAATAAAGTTGTGGAAAAGTTGGCCAATTCGAATATTGTGGTAGATCGCGACGTATATCACTCTCTTCAAGCACGTTGACATGTGCAAATTTTAAACGGCATGCTTTTAGTATCTGCACTACTCGCGCGGAAAACCCGCAACAGGGCTTTTCGGGAGTTCCTTTCATGTAGAGAATCAACGGGTATTTCGCAATTTGTTGCTCGATTGTTTCTAGCGCACTCATTTCAGTAATAGACATTTATTTTCCTCTTTATATACTCTTCGCACTTAAATGCTTGCCTTATCATTAGCTGGATTTTAAACTGTAGCAAGCAATTTTAGCAAATCGATAAAAATAGGATACTCCCATGAAACATGAGTTACCCCCATTACCTTACGCCTTGGATGCCCTGGATCCAGTTATTTCAAAGGAAACCCTAGAATACCATTATGGAAAGCATCATAAAGCTTACGTCGATAAACTTAATGAATTAATCCCTGGCACGGAGTTTGAATCTTTACCCCTGGAAAATATTATTAAAAAAGCCCCTAAAGGCCCCA from the Rickettsiella endosymbiont of Aleochara curtula genome contains:
- the coaBC gene encoding bifunctional phosphopantothenoylcysteine decarboxylase/phosphopantothenate--cysteine ligase CoaBC → MNKRILLGITGSIAAYKTPELIRKLKEQNYDLRVVLTSCGKAFVTPLTLQAVSQHKVYEELIDVEAEAAMSHIDLARWPDSILIAPATAHVIAKLAHGLADDLLSTLCLASNVRLIIVPAMNQAMWSNRATQDNVCKLKERDCLFIGPGEGSQACGEFGLGRMLEPQEIVDALAKVFIKPYLQKQRILITAGPTQECIDPVRYLSNRSSGKMGFALAQAAIEAGAEVTLISGPVALIPPKKLKFIAVKTAAEMLMAVEKEISSQTIFISTAAVADYQIVNPALQKIKKTGAPLTLQLKPTVDILATVSQMSLEARPLLMGFAAETEYTLKFAEEKRRSKNIDLMVVNDVSQTDIGFDSDKNEVTVLSSDVPIHLACATKQSIAQQLLQIVSNRMLSSTKKNANTPL
- the panB gene encoding 3-methyl-2-oxobutanoate hydroxymethyltransferase: MSVLEFAEKKIIKEKIVILTCYDYSTARIFNESSLDALLIGDSLAMTMHGFKDTVMATLPMMELHTAAVRRGAPAKFIITDLPFLSYRQSLRRSVIAVQKLMQAGAQAIKLEGAAGNLSLIAHLVESGIPVMGHIGLTPQFVHALGGYKVQGKTVAQAERLQQDALALEQAGCFAIVLECVPSQLARKITGSLKTPTIGIGAGVDTDGQVLVTQDLLGLNLDFKPKFVNQFLDGNQLILKAVEHYSHCVKHKEFPSDEHSY
- the grxD gene encoding Grx4 family monothiol glutaredoxin; this encodes MSALETIEQQIAKYPLILYMKGTPEKPCCGFSARVVQILKACRLKFAHVNVLEESDIRRDLPQYSNWPTFPQLYYKGELMGGCDIVEQLYKTGELQKKLSET
- a CDS encoding LbtU family siderophore porin, producing the protein MLSNKYKLTALMTIVCWLGLQGNLAFADETNDKEIRRLAQRTQVLESELQRVQNQVATLRKQSNSPNISSNEITAHQSLVTSLHPFFIIGTPVISSPFIGINSEYNASDLVVNQPYVNEDLYLLQQRKQIFNYLQENGHQLSDTPVINLSGKIESQIFHTSHFGNFQNNSATDIDLTGIELDTEILVNQWVTGLIAFVYDNTPPTDMSPRRIDNSRVLLERGFLTIGNLAKFPLYMTMGQFYVPFGQYSSSMISDPFTKTLGRTKARALELGYSKQFNNENDLNLSAFVFRGPSRTSIDNNGLRNYGANAEYIFTKPKWNIDVAGSYIRSIADSLGLQHNGNNGPNNFEGFATNNNTEVLNPVPGLDARGTLSIEAFSITGEYVTASRSFSSSVLSFDNQGAKPSAFHAEAAYKFSVLEKPSAVIIGYDQSKDALGLLIPKKRYIATVSTSIWKDTIESLEFRHDIDYSATDVALGQSGLGLNPINGTGKSGNTITLQVGLYF
- the panC gene encoding pantoate--beta-alanine ligase, with the translated sequence MNIVIKLNDWQNIRKKNNNKSIGFVHTMGHLHAGHLSLCSRSQAENDLTVVAIFVNAKQFNQIEDFIHYPRSLEQDSVLLSKQKVDYLLLFDSETIYSDNYHIQIHDTSDLSKELEAEFRPGHFIGMLTVVLKYLNIVRPTRSYYGEKDYQQLLLIKKMAQALFLETEIVACPTIRATDGLALSSRNSRLSSEQRDLAIHFPMILKLASSAEAAMKQLESLGFKVDYVADHWERRLAAIQIGDVRLIDALPILKDDG
- a CDS encoding TerC family protein, coding for MFELFFSPEAWISLLTLTALEIILGIDNLVFISIVTNRLAKAQQRSARQFGLLLACLTRLLLLATLAWMTKFTQPLFNLVGHVFSGRDLVLILGGLFLLAKGTSELHFNVTIEKENKSNLHRYSRFSMVIIQIMFLDIIFSLDSVITAVGMAQEFIIMALAIIIAIALMIWASGPLSHFINIYPNLKILGLSFLLLIGLVLVADGFGLHIPRAYLYFAIAFSVFVEWLNILARRWRQKKNLN
- a CDS encoding bifunctional (p)ppGpp synthetase/guanosine-3',5'-bis(diphosphate) 3'-pyrophosphohydrolase, yielding MHMFSDLKQEIQVYLSPEQIKQVYNAYQFAARAHSGQKRHSGDPYISHPIAVAKILAQMRMDAQTLIVAILHDVIEDTPIEKTVLTATFGGEIAELVDGMSKLTQIQFQSRAEAQAENFRKMLLAMAKDIRIIIIKLADRLHNMRTLSAVPVEKRYRIAKETLDIYAPIAQRLGMHMVRIELEDLCFLNLYPWRYRILQETVQKNRRKHKTSIHKIESALKECLDKHHLPFHTIWHKKKHLYQIYKKMRENHLAFNEIIDIPIFCIIVDNIDSCYRVLGAVHNLYKPLPDHFHDYIAIPKANGYQALHTTLFGPGATSIHIQIRTTTMDNGADHGIVSYWLEEKTKANELRPHLRAREWLKRLLDIQQTTPSSLEFMETVKIDLFPTDIYIFTPKGDIIELPHKATLIDFAYAIHSDIGNHCIAAKIDKHLVPLSTHLQSGQTVEIITDPKTFPDSRWLEFVATGRARSHIRQFFKNKQHNEAVQLGQRLLDNNLTPLGQDSTQINVKNLNKTLQKFQYDSLEDLFEAIGLGYIHPALVAYSVCSLKPSFKNQINSLPVFLKNADNGLIKFAECCRPIPGDDIIGLLNAGHGLTVHLQRCKYAARLIKKNPERAISIQWEKQTNGFFKTDIYIETINQHGVLALLTHNIAKADANIENIKVESRDRKHSIIHFTLSVLNRKHLAKVIRFLRTIQYTIKITRHLSI
- a CDS encoding LbtU family siderophore porin, yielding MKLKAIVASLVTLGLSGPVLAMQPYMMDTSYQMDVMRYQVNKLDSILDRNQPGGFDQPCGWTCRINISGWINTDAYLANKPPVFWEFNPAFNPTIAVDPTSVPPNVLTIPTSGRASDLLLNNANLFVDARVNNWVTANMSVVYSSLSGVPGSTGPYNIANSFFVYHPLNRTAIDTAYATIGNFQASPIYFRVGKEYIPFGAYDPYGFVTQENPTQLFTEITSTAAQLGFIIPSGFYGSLYTFAGNPKISDGGSTRRIQNGGADLGWGWRMFNSKWNLNAGYIANIADSNFLSSYYLNGLVEGTTVPGLPNEKVPAWNVNADVTFGPFDANGHYISTTRSLANPFFLSGNSAPGLNVLSNPPAQLGKPNVWGLEAGLTFPVMAHQSRVAIGYQKTTHLATFLPQRRIYADYMVNLAKWFDVGIAIFQDRDYNIGEGAIVDTTTGGTLPNPGTIVHPGATGNKSTTGQLRASIKFA
- a CDS encoding LbtU family siderophore porin: MKLKTIVASLVTLGLSGPVLAMQPYMIDPSFQRDVMRYQVNKLDMILDRNQPGGFDQPCGWTCRINISGWINTDAYLANKPPVFWEFNPAFNPTIAVDPTSVPPNVLTIPTSGRASDLLLNNANLFVDARVNNWVTANMSVVYSSLSGVPGSTGPYNIANSFFVYHPLNRTAIDTAYATIGNFQASPIYFRVGKEYIPFGAYDPYGFVTQENPTQLFTEITSTAAQLGFIIPSGFYGSLYTFAGNPKISDGGSTRRIQNGGADLGYGFKMFNSKLNVNAGYIANIADSNFLSSYYLNQLVEGTTVPGLPNTKVPAWNVNADIAFGPFDANGHYISTTRSLANPFFLSGSTSPGFPVTIPTAQSQLGKPVVWGLEAGLTFPVAAHQSRVAIGYQKTTHLATFLPQRRIYADYMVNLAKWFDVGIAIFQDRDYNIGEGAIVTPPSPPNITPPVPARTIHFGATGNKSTVGQLRASIKFA